One Telluria mixta DNA window includes the following coding sequences:
- a CDS encoding AMP-binding enzyme — protein MRGASPDGWWTHGDALRRVVTDLLAAELAQMRPGRPSAPASWSPDTQFVRDLGVDSLELMGLGTALAEALHLQRGGIDEQLLARPCIGDWITSARAGLDACATAGVAADELALTFRTSGSSGSPKRCTHALATLEQEIAALAQLVPGRRRVLSAVPSHHIYGFLFTVLLPRRFAGWHDGGAVEVIDMRRAGPAALAGLARPGDLIVAHPGWWEAAARVTPAFDADIVGVTSTAPCPDALAATLAAAGLRLLQVYGSSETAGVGWRDRADQPFTLLPYWTRADDAACLARTLPDGTARPYPLQDRLDWSDATHFVPAGRLDDAVQVGGMNVFPAWVADVLALHPQVREVAVRLMRPDEGRRLKAFVVPRSGADVDSLRADLPGWIAERLTAPERPVAWTFGPRLPRQASGKPADWIIDAE, from the coding sequence ATGCGCGGCGCCAGCCCGGACGGGTGGTGGACGCACGGCGATGCCTTGCGCCGCGTCGTCACCGACCTGCTTGCCGCCGAACTGGCGCAGATGCGGCCCGGCCGGCCGTCAGCGCCGGCGTCCTGGTCGCCCGACACGCAGTTCGTGCGCGACCTGGGCGTCGATTCGCTGGAGCTGATGGGGCTCGGCACGGCGCTGGCCGAGGCATTGCACTTGCAGCGCGGCGGTATCGACGAGCAATTGCTGGCGCGGCCATGCATCGGCGACTGGATCACGAGCGCGCGGGCTGGGCTGGACGCATGCGCCACGGCCGGCGTGGCTGCGGATGAACTCGCGCTGACGTTCCGCACGTCGGGCAGCAGCGGCAGTCCGAAGCGTTGCACGCATGCGCTCGCCACGCTGGAGCAGGAGATCGCCGCGCTGGCGCAGCTCGTGCCGGGCCGGCGGCGAGTCCTGAGTGCCGTTCCGAGCCACCATATCTACGGGTTCCTGTTCACCGTGCTGTTGCCAAGGCGGTTCGCGGGTTGGCATGACGGCGGCGCGGTCGAGGTGATCGATATGCGCCGGGCCGGTCCGGCCGCGCTGGCCGGCCTGGCGCGTCCCGGCGACCTCATCGTGGCGCACCCTGGCTGGTGGGAAGCCGCGGCGCGCGTCACGCCCGCATTCGACGCGGACATCGTCGGCGTGACATCGACCGCACCTTGCCCGGACGCGCTCGCCGCGACGCTGGCCGCCGCCGGCCTGCGCCTGCTGCAGGTCTACGGGAGCTCGGAAACGGCCGGTGTCGGCTGGCGCGACCGGGCAGACCAACCCTTCACGTTGCTGCCGTACTGGACCCGCGCGGATGACGCCGCCTGCCTGGCACGCACGCTGCCGGACGGGACGGCACGACCTTATCCGTTGCAGGATCGGCTGGACTGGTCCGACGCGACGCATTTCGTGCCCGCGGGACGCCTCGACGACGCCGTGCAGGTCGGCGGGATGAACGTGTTCCCGGCCTGGGTGGCGGACGTGCTGGCGCTGCATCCGCAGGTGCGCGAGGTGGCGGTGCGGCTGATGCGTCCCGACGAGGGCCGGCGCCTGAAAGCCTTCGTCGTGCCGCGGTCCGGTGCCGACGTCGACAGCCTGCGCGCGGATCTGCCCGGCTGGATAGCGGAACGGCTGACGGCGCCCGAGCGGCCCGTCGCGTGGACGTTCGGCCCACGCCTGCCGCGCCAGGCCAGCGGCAAGCCGGCGGACTGGATCATCGACGCCGAATGA
- a CDS encoding alkene reductase, with product MTTLFDPIKVGSLELPNRIIMAPLTRSRAVGAGRVPNALMAEYYVQRASAGLILSEATSVTPMGVGYADTPGIWSDEQVEGWKQVTAAVHDAGGRIFLQLWHVGRISDPLFLDGELPVAPSAIQPKGHVSLVRPVKPYVTPRALTLEEIPAIVAAYRKGAENAKKAGFDGVEIHGANGYLLDQFLQDSTNQRTDAYGGPIENRARLMLEVTDACIDVWGANRVGMHLAPRRDAHDMGDSTPLDTFGYVARELGKRGIAFICAREAIGADRLGPELKKIFGGVYIANEKLTKESADQLLTSGDADAVAFGQWFIANPDLPERLKRNAPLNAPRPDKFYAPTAEGYTDYPALQANG from the coding sequence ATGACGACTTTGTTTGACCCGATCAAGGTCGGCAGCCTCGAGCTGCCGAACCGCATCATCATGGCGCCGCTGACCCGCTCGCGCGCCGTGGGCGCAGGCCGCGTGCCGAACGCCCTGATGGCCGAATACTACGTACAGCGTGCCTCGGCCGGTCTGATCCTGTCGGAAGCGACCTCGGTGACCCCGATGGGCGTGGGCTATGCCGACACCCCGGGCATCTGGTCCGACGAACAGGTCGAAGGCTGGAAGCAGGTCACCGCTGCCGTGCACGACGCAGGCGGCCGCATCTTCCTGCAGTTGTGGCACGTGGGCCGTATTTCCGACCCGCTCTTCCTGGACGGCGAGCTGCCGGTCGCGCCGTCGGCCATCCAGCCGAAGGGCCACGTCAGCCTCGTGCGCCCCGTGAAGCCGTACGTCACCCCGCGCGCACTGACGCTCGAGGAAATCCCGGCCATCGTCGCCGCCTACCGCAAGGGCGCGGAGAATGCGAAGAAGGCCGGCTTCGACGGCGTCGAGATCCACGGCGCCAACGGCTATCTGCTCGACCAGTTCCTGCAAGACAGCACCAACCAGCGTACGGATGCCTATGGCGGCCCGATCGAGAACCGCGCGCGCCTGATGCTGGAAGTGACGGACGCGTGCATCGATGTCTGGGGCGCCAACCGCGTCGGCATGCACCTGGCACCGCGCCGTGACGCCCACGACATGGGCGATTCCACGCCGCTGGACACGTTCGGCTATGTGGCACGCGAGCTGGGCAAGCGCGGCATCGCCTTCATCTGCGCGCGCGAAGCGATCGGCGCAGACCGCCTCGGTCCGGAACTGAAGAAGATTTTCGGCGGCGTCTACATCGCCAACGAAAAACTGACGAAGGAAAGCGCCGATCAATTGCTCACGAGCGGAGACGCGGATGCCGTCGCCTTCGGTCAATGGTTCATCGCCAATCCGGACCTGCCGGAACGTCTGAAGCGCAATGCACCGCTGAACGCGCCGCGCCCGGACAAGTTTTACGCGCCGACCGCCGAAGGCTATACGGACTATCCGGCCCTGCAGGCCAACGGCTGA
- a CDS encoding endonuclease/exonuclease/phosphatase family protein, which produces MLTLITWNIQCARTPDGGSDLDRVVDRVLAFGARFDILLLQEVGCGLPARDGRPIGDQFAGLARRLDHLHAASAFALDTRNADGSPRRLGCMTFARGHIVHVRRHALPWPPDPGVPAMPRAALDTVVATPDGMLRVLNVHLEYFSVRQRMAQVERLRELQAEALAHAGMSGAPAPAPDGPGGVPFAPLPHPAAAILAGDFNMLPGSDCHARLLAPGPDGTPLWRDAWELVHPGEPHAPTVGLRDPTAAQPVTFDYACVSPALAPRGRTIRVDTAAAGSDHQPLLLELA; this is translated from the coding sequence ATGCTCACACTGATCACCTGGAACATACAATGCGCCCGTACGCCGGACGGTGGATCCGACCTCGACCGCGTCGTCGACCGGGTGCTGGCGTTCGGCGCCCGCTTCGACATCCTGCTTCTGCAGGAAGTCGGCTGCGGCCTGCCTGCGCGCGACGGCAGACCGATCGGCGACCAGTTCGCCGGCCTCGCGCGGCGCCTCGACCACCTGCACGCCGCGTCCGCGTTCGCCCTCGACACGCGCAACGCGGATGGGTCCCCGCGCCGCCTCGGGTGCATGACCTTCGCGCGCGGCCACATCGTCCACGTGCGCCGCCACGCCCTGCCCTGGCCGCCCGATCCCGGGGTACCGGCGATGCCCCGCGCCGCGCTCGATACCGTCGTCGCCACGCCGGACGGCATGCTGCGCGTGCTGAACGTCCACCTCGAGTATTTTTCGGTGCGCCAGCGCATGGCCCAGGTCGAGCGCCTGCGCGAACTCCAGGCGGAAGCGCTCGCACACGCGGGCATGTCCGGCGCACCGGCGCCGGCGCCCGACGGTCCGGGCGGCGTGCCGTTCGCACCGCTGCCGCATCCCGCCGCCGCCATCCTCGCCGGCGATTTCAACATGCTGCCCGGTTCGGACTGCCACGCGCGCCTGCTGGCGCCCGGCCCCGACGGTACGCCCCTGTGGCGCGACGCCTGGGAACTGGTGCATCCCGGCGAGCCCCATGCGCCGACCGTGGGGCTGCGCGACCCCACGGCGGCACAGCCGGTCACGTTCGATTACGCCTGCGTCAGTCCCGCGCTGGCGCCACGGGGGCGGACGATCCGCGTCGATACGGCCGCGGCCGGATCCGACCACCAGCCGCTGCTGCTGGAGCTGGCATGA
- a CDS encoding sensor domain-containing diguanylate cyclase, with amino-acid sequence MTADTETYARLAAEHEALMQFLYLAPVGLVQTAADGEILMINPVSAQLLMPLQRDGNLVNLFDALAGVAPELRHLCAMFARPNGMVCDGLHIQLGGGDARPKRGPQVLSLTLLKLDEARLMAVLSDVTEQVRRDRQLRQNEAWLGALLTSITDYALVGLDGTGRVSAWNETIGRVTGHGEDVVGQPYAVFYPEGATTPHHADDRLREADQNGWSLDEGPRVRADGSEFWASAMISPLPDRDPAQAEPGETAYCLVLRDVSDKREAIDARRKSLFCDHLTGVANRRAFFEAAELELNRNRRAPRPTALVLVDADHFKRINDRHGHAGGDAVLRHLGQLLSATFRQVDVVARVGGEEFAVLLPSSDLDAAVAVAERLRGLVASRPVTYDGAQIACTISAGVAVCDGEALGLNGLMKRADQALYAAKAAGRDRVERWRPALDGEVQR; translated from the coding sequence ATGACGGCAGACACCGAAACGTACGCCCGCCTCGCCGCCGAGCACGAGGCGCTGATGCAGTTCCTGTACCTGGCCCCCGTCGGCCTCGTACAGACGGCGGCCGACGGCGAGATCCTCATGATCAATCCGGTCTCGGCCCAGTTGCTGATGCCGCTGCAGCGCGACGGCAACCTGGTCAACCTGTTCGACGCGCTCGCCGGCGTCGCACCCGAGCTGCGCCACCTGTGCGCGATGTTCGCGCGGCCCAACGGCATGGTGTGCGACGGCCTGCACATCCAGCTCGGCGGCGGCGACGCGCGCCCGAAACGCGGACCGCAGGTGCTGTCATTGACCCTCCTAAAGCTGGACGAGGCGCGCCTGATGGCCGTGCTGTCGGACGTCACGGAACAGGTGCGGCGCGACCGCCAGCTGCGCCAGAACGAAGCGTGGCTCGGCGCCCTCCTCACGAGCATCACGGATTACGCCCTCGTCGGCCTGGACGGCACGGGCCGCGTCAGCGCGTGGAACGAGACGATCGGCCGCGTCACCGGGCACGGCGAAGACGTCGTCGGCCAGCCGTATGCCGTGTTCTATCCGGAGGGCGCGACGACGCCCCACCACGCGGACGACCGCCTGCGCGAGGCCGACCAGAACGGCTGGAGCCTGGACGAGGGCCCGCGCGTGCGTGCGGACGGCAGCGAGTTCTGGGCCAGCGCGATGATCTCCCCGCTGCCCGACCGCGACCCGGCGCAGGCCGAGCCGGGCGAAACCGCGTACTGCCTCGTGCTGCGCGACGTCAGCGACAAGCGCGAGGCGATCGATGCGCGCCGCAAATCGCTGTTCTGCGATCACCTGACGGGCGTCGCCAACCGCCGCGCATTCTTCGAGGCGGCCGAGCTGGAACTGAACCGCAACCGGCGCGCGCCGCGTCCCACGGCCCTCGTCCTCGTCGACGCCGATCACTTCAAGCGCATCAACGACCGCCACGGCCACGCCGGCGGCGACGCCGTGCTGCGCCACCTGGGGCAGTTGCTGTCCGCGACGTTCCGGCAGGTGGATGTGGTCGCGCGCGTGGGCGGTGAGGAATTCGCCGTGCTGCTGCCGTCATCCGACCTCGATGCCGCCGTCGCCGTGGCCGAACGCCTGCGCGGGCTCGTCGCCAGCCGTCCCGTCACGTACGACGGCGCGCAGATCGCCTGCACGATCAGCGCCGGCGTCGCCGTGTGCGACGGCGAGGCGCTCGGATTGAATGGCCTGATGAAACGCGCCGACCAGGCCCTGTATGCAGCCAAAGCCGCGGGCCGCGACCGCGTCGAACGGTGGCGTCCGGCGCTCGATGGCGAGGTGCAGCGATGA
- a CDS encoding acyl-CoA thioesterase, whose amino-acid sequence MDWDFPHPFTLPRVPEAADIDGLNHTNNAVYVRWCEQAGWAHSEALGLSLDDYRRLDRAMAIRRGEYDYLLPTFAGEALVLGTWLVAGDGKLAMERRFQLVRERDGATVLRGRWDLVCIELSSGRPRRMPQEFLDAYMTVVVTDAQPAS is encoded by the coding sequence TTGGATTGGGATTTCCCGCACCCGTTCACCCTGCCCCGTGTCCCGGAAGCGGCCGACATCGACGGGCTGAACCACACCAACAATGCCGTCTATGTCCGCTGGTGCGAACAGGCCGGGTGGGCCCATTCGGAAGCGCTGGGCCTGTCGCTGGACGACTACCGGCGCCTCGACCGCGCCATGGCGATCCGGCGCGGCGAATACGATTACCTGCTGCCGACCTTTGCCGGCGAGGCGCTCGTGCTGGGCACGTGGCTCGTCGCGGGCGACGGCAAGCTGGCGATGGAACGCCGCTTCCAGCTCGTGCGCGAACGCGACGGCGCGACGGTGCTGCGCGGCCGGTGGGACCTCGTGTGCATCGAACTGTCGAGCGGCCGGCCGCGCCGCATGCCGCAGGAATTCCTGGACGCCTACATGACGGTGGTGGTGACGGACGCGCAGCCCGCATCCTGA
- a CDS encoding phosphonate transporter, whose protein sequence is MTAPDLSFAAPDLHTRLAQLATDDLDRLDFGVIGFDDDTNVCQYNRTESDAAGLTPPRVLGQPLFTNVAPCLNNFMVAQRFEDAQDDGTTLDDTIDYVLTLRMRPVKVALRLLAAPHTPVRYVLVQRKA, encoded by the coding sequence ATGACCGCCCCCGACCTGTCCTTCGCCGCCCCGGACTTGCATACGCGCCTCGCGCAGCTGGCAACGGACGATCTCGACCGCCTGGATTTCGGGGTCATCGGCTTCGACGACGACACCAACGTGTGCCAGTACAACCGCACGGAATCGGACGCGGCCGGCCTGACGCCGCCGCGCGTGCTGGGCCAGCCGCTGTTCACGAACGTCGCGCCCTGCCTGAACAATTTCATGGTGGCGCAGCGCTTCGAGGATGCCCAGGACGACGGCACGACGCTCGACGACACGATCGACTACGTGCTGACCCTGCGCATGCGCCCGGTGAAAGTCGCCCTGCGTCTGCTGGCCGCACCGCATACCCCCGTACGCTACGTGCTCGTCCAGCGCAAAGCATGA
- a CDS encoding substrate-binding periplasmic protein — protein sequence MRFTMCHALLALALAVGPAARALEVRVASQEVLEPKWLREGGRVTGICPDIMAAIEKIEPRLHFTGYQRNSRSLSGIETGLETGTLDAACGLVSSARRLGIGRPVGRPIYQVRHYLVVRRNDPVTIESEQDLARLGDLVTTQRASVFTERLVAAGVRIDDATDDNRVNLRKILAGHGRFAYVNDLTLHYLIRKDGLEDRVRVLPVVLGDEPTYFWVSRRAAPALAPLLGAALDKLKTSGELDRIYARWADMP from the coding sequence GTGCGCTTCACAATGTGTCATGCGCTGCTGGCGCTCGCGCTCGCCGTCGGTCCGGCGGCGCGGGCGCTCGAGGTTCGCGTCGCCTCGCAGGAGGTGCTGGAACCGAAGTGGCTGCGCGAAGGCGGCCGCGTCACCGGCATCTGCCCGGACATCATGGCCGCCATCGAGAAGATCGAACCGCGCCTGCACTTCACCGGCTACCAGCGCAACAGCCGCTCGCTGTCCGGCATCGAAACGGGACTGGAGACGGGCACGCTGGATGCGGCCTGCGGCCTCGTGTCGTCGGCGCGCCGGCTCGGCATCGGGCGACCCGTGGGCAGGCCGATCTATCAGGTGCGTCACTACCTCGTCGTACGCAGGAACGACCCGGTCACGATCGAATCGGAACAGGATCTCGCGCGGCTGGGCGACCTTGTCACGACGCAGCGCGCCTCGGTGTTCACGGAACGCCTGGTCGCGGCCGGCGTGCGCATCGACGATGCGACCGACGACAACCGCGTGAACCTGCGCAAGATCCTGGCCGGCCACGGCCGCTTTGCCTACGTCAACGACCTCACGCTGCACTACCTGATCCGCAAGGACGGCCTGGAAGACCGCGTGCGCGTCCTGCCCGTCGTGCTGGGCGACGAGCCGACGTATTTCTGGGTCAGCCGCAGGGCCGCCCCCGCGCTCGCGCCCCTGCTGGGCGCCGCCCTCGACAAACTGAAGACCAGCGGCGAACTGGACCGCATCTACGCGCGCTGGGCGGACATGCCCTGA
- the pepN gene encoding aminopeptidase N — translation MKTCLPRLLPLAVATALAFASTPAVHAATTPARADNAYLSQVDAAARSARVSNVDYLLDFTLTGKDTFSGTTTLAFDLKDADSPLTVDLDKATIKSLTVNGKTVTPRYNGWFITVPAQDLVKGRNTVVVAYERPHSTNGEGLHRMVDPVDGRVYTYSHFEPAAAHQMFAVFDQPDLKATYQVTVSVPADWQVISTTRETNVAPAGDLRRWTFAKTRKLSPYNFSMHAGPYKMWEDTSGKYPMRLFARQSVAAQVKPAEWFKYTKAGLAFFDDYFGIPYQFEKYDQVLVPDFLYGAMENAAAITFAERGFMYKADMTAEQRARLAYVIMHEMAHQWFGDLVTMQWWNGLWLNESFASFMGTLATAEATEFKDAWRAFYSEGKQRAYAQDQRSTTHPIEVPVPSTQNAFDNIDNITYSKGASTLMQLRHLLGADVFRKGVHNYLVKYQYRNAKLDDFIGSLGQAAGRDLTGWTKEWLYQPGVNTIAANYACKAGKITGFTLNQTAQSKALPTLREQRVQVAAFRLDGKDYKLERNVAVTYKGAKTPVPAMNGAACPDLVYPNYEDWGFVKVQLDPRSFDSARSHLAAVDDPLLRAMLWQSLWDGVRDGKLPLNDFLSTALNNAPQEKDYTLLGDVLGKVGGAKRYLDLMDPQAASRSSYAQAVTRQLEDMAWTSTLANKGDDNFQRRWFGNYIDVASSPDALRRLAAILDGKEQVDGLAINQDLRWTIIGRLNRYDYPGAAALVEAEQARDKSDAGQAAALSAIVSRPDPAVKTEWLGTVHDLQTKLPFSKVRTVMEHLYPAEQHGLGDQTADARLARLPQLDKSAGPVYMRAYGQSLIPAGCTPASVQRLQAAAGADKALSAGTRRALLDAAEDDQRCVTIRQAMTAH, via the coding sequence GTGAAGACCTGCCTACCCCGCCTGTTGCCGCTCGCCGTCGCTACCGCGCTGGCGTTTGCCTCTACCCCTGCCGTCCACGCTGCCACTACCCCGGCACGTGCCGACAACGCCTACCTGTCGCAGGTTGACGCGGCCGCCCGCTCGGCGCGCGTGTCCAACGTCGACTACCTGCTCGACTTCACGCTCACCGGCAAGGACACGTTCAGCGGCACGACGACCCTGGCCTTCGACCTGAAGGATGCGGACAGCCCGCTCACCGTCGACCTCGACAAGGCCACGATCAAGTCGCTGACCGTCAACGGCAAGACCGTCACGCCGCGCTACAACGGCTGGTTCATCACCGTGCCCGCCCAGGACCTCGTCAAAGGCCGCAACACCGTCGTCGTGGCCTACGAGCGTCCGCACAGCACGAACGGCGAAGGCCTGCACCGCATGGTCGACCCCGTCGACGGCCGCGTGTACACGTATTCGCATTTCGAACCGGCCGCCGCGCACCAGATGTTCGCCGTGTTCGACCAGCCCGACCTGAAAGCCACGTACCAGGTGACCGTGAGCGTGCCGGCCGACTGGCAGGTGATCTCGACGACGCGCGAGACGAACGTCGCCCCGGCCGGCGACCTGCGCCGCTGGACGTTCGCGAAGACCAGGAAGCTCAGTCCGTACAATTTCTCGATGCACGCCGGTCCCTACAAGATGTGGGAAGACACGAGCGGCAAGTATCCGATGCGCCTGTTCGCGCGCCAGTCGGTCGCGGCGCAGGTCAAGCCGGCCGAGTGGTTCAAGTACACGAAGGCCGGCCTGGCGTTCTTCGACGATTACTTCGGCATCCCCTACCAGTTCGAGAAATACGACCAGGTCCTCGTGCCGGACTTCCTGTACGGCGCGATGGAAAACGCGGCCGCGATCACGTTCGCCGAGCGCGGCTTCATGTACAAGGCCGACATGACGGCCGAGCAGCGCGCGCGCCTCGCCTATGTCATCATGCACGAGATGGCGCACCAGTGGTTCGGCGACCTCGTCACGATGCAGTGGTGGAACGGCCTGTGGCTGAACGAAAGCTTCGCGTCGTTCATGGGCACGTTGGCGACGGCCGAGGCGACGGAATTCAAGGACGCGTGGCGTGCCTTCTACTCGGAAGGCAAGCAGCGCGCCTACGCGCAGGACCAGCGCAGCACCACGCACCCGATCGAAGTCCCGGTGCCGTCGACGCAGAACGCGTTCGACAACATCGACAACATCACGTATTCGAAAGGCGCCTCCACGCTGATGCAGCTGCGCCACCTGCTGGGCGCCGACGTGTTCCGCAAGGGCGTGCACAACTACCTCGTCAAATACCAGTACCGCAACGCGAAGCTGGACGACTTCATCGGGAGCCTCGGCCAGGCCGCCGGCCGCGACCTGACTGGCTGGACGAAGGAATGGCTGTACCAGCCGGGCGTCAACACGATCGCCGCCAACTACGCCTGCAAGGCCGGCAAGATCACCGGCTTCACGCTGAACCAGACCGCCCAGAGCAAGGCCCTGCCGACCCTGCGCGAGCAGCGCGTCCAGGTGGCCGCGTTCCGCCTGGACGGCAAGGACTACAAGCTCGAGCGCAACGTCGCCGTCACGTACAAGGGCGCGAAGACGCCGGTCCCGGCCATGAACGGCGCAGCCTGCCCCGACCTCGTCTACCCGAACTACGAGGACTGGGGCTTCGTGAAGGTCCAGCTCGATCCGCGCTCGTTCGACAGCGCGCGCAGCCACCTGGCTGCCGTGGATGACCCGCTGCTGCGCGCCATGCTGTGGCAAAGCCTGTGGGACGGCGTCCGCGACGGCAAGCTTCCGCTCAACGACTTCCTGTCCACGGCACTCAACAATGCGCCGCAAGAAAAAGACTACACCTTGCTCGGCGACGTGCTCGGCAAGGTCGGGGGCGCCAAGCGCTACCTCGACCTGATGGATCCGCAGGCCGCATCCCGGTCCTCCTACGCCCAGGCCGTCACGCGCCAGCTGGAAGACATGGCCTGGACCAGCACGCTCGCGAACAAGGGCGACGACAACTTCCAGCGCCGCTGGTTCGGCAACTACATCGACGTCGCCAGCTCGCCGGACGCGCTGCGCCGCCTCGCCGCCATCCTCGACGGCAAGGAACAGGTCGATGGCCTCGCGATCAACCAGGACCTGCGCTGGACCATCATCGGCCGCCTGAACCGCTATGACTACCCGGGCGCCGCCGCCCTCGTCGAGGCCGAGCAGGCGCGCGACAAGTCGGACGCGGGCCAGGCCGCCGCCCTGTCGGCCATCGTCAGCCGCCCCGACCCGGCCGTCAAGACCGAATGGCTGGGCACCGTCCACGACCTGCAGACGAAGCTGCCGTTCTCGAAGGTGCGTACGGTGATGGAGCACCTGTACCCGGCCGAGCAGCACGGCCTGGGCGACCAGACGGCCGACGCGCGTCTTGCACGCCTGCCGCAGCTCGACAAGAGCGCAGGTCCCGTCTACATGCGCGCCTATGGTCAGTCACTGATCCCGGCCGGCTGCACGCCGGCCAGCGTCCAGCGCCTGCAGGCGGCCGCCGGCGCCGACAAGGCGCTGTCGGCCGGCACCCGCCGCGCCCTGCTCGACGCGGCCGAGGACGACCAGCGCTGCGTCACCATCCGGCAGGCCATGACGGCGCACTGA
- the sugE gene encoding quaternary ammonium compound efflux SMR transporter SugE, protein MSWIYLAVAGLLEVAWAVGLKYTAGFTRLWPSVFTLATMAGSVGMLGLALRTLPLGTAYAVWTGIGTIGTAVAGMVLLGEPAGALRLLSIGLIAAGIVGLKLLTPA, encoded by the coding sequence ATGAGCTGGATCTACCTGGCCGTGGCCGGCCTGCTGGAAGTCGCGTGGGCGGTCGGACTCAAATATACGGCGGGCTTCACGCGCCTGTGGCCGTCCGTGTTCACACTGGCGACGATGGCGGGCAGCGTCGGCATGCTCGGCCTGGCGCTGCGCACTTTGCCGCTCGGTACCGCCTACGCGGTCTGGACGGGCATCGGCACGATAGGCACGGCGGTGGCGGGGATGGTGCTGCTGGGCGAGCCGGCCGGCGCGCTGCGGTTGCTGTCGATCGGCCTCATCGCGGCCGGCATCGTCGGCCTCAAGCTGTTGACGCCCGCCTGA
- a CDS encoding glycosyltransferase family 2 protein, protein MRESHDFLSIVVPLRDEEDNVLPLATQVQAALAGAPWPWQLILVDDGSRDRTSERIREAVAACPRHLSGAILRRGFGQTAAMQAGIDLARGTVIATLDGDLQNNPHDIVRMVRRLLDEDLDLLVGWRRARRDGLWRRLPSRLGNRLIGLLTGVPLHDYGCTLKVYRAAVLRRVRLYGEMHRFIPSWMATLTSPDRIREEEVSHFPRRHGRSKYGASGLGRAVKVLLDLLTMAFFVRFRASPGHFFGRIGLTCGGAGLAVLGWLTWQKLGEGAAIAGRPLLLLGILLVVIGVQFVCTGILTEMLARTWFEAGGAPAYVVRETVGGAGEEVPGHEWPGHEWPAHQRPRPARERP, encoded by the coding sequence ATGCGTGAGTCGCACGACTTCCTGTCCATCGTCGTGCCGTTGCGCGACGAGGAGGACAACGTGCTGCCGCTGGCGACGCAGGTGCAGGCCGCACTGGCGGGCGCGCCGTGGCCGTGGCAACTGATCCTCGTCGACGACGGCAGCCGCGACCGCACGAGCGAACGCATCCGCGAAGCGGTCGCCGCGTGTCCGCGCCACCTGAGCGGCGCGATCCTGCGCCGCGGCTTCGGGCAGACGGCCGCCATGCAGGCCGGGATCGACCTCGCGCGCGGCACCGTCATCGCCACCCTGGATGGCGACCTGCAAAACAATCCCCACGACATCGTGCGCATGGTGCGCCGCCTGCTCGACGAAGACCTCGACCTGCTGGTCGGCTGGCGCCGCGCCCGCCGCGACGGGCTGTGGCGGCGCCTGCCGTCGCGGCTGGGCAACCGGCTGATCGGCCTGCTGACGGGCGTGCCGCTGCACGACTACGGCTGCACGCTGAAGGTCTACCGCGCGGCCGTGCTGCGCCGCGTGCGCCTGTACGGCGAGATGCACCGCTTCATCCCGAGCTGGATGGCGACGCTGACGTCGCCCGACCGCATCCGCGAGGAAGAGGTCAGCCACTTCCCCCGTCGCCACGGGCGCTCGAAATACGGCGCCTCCGGCCTGGGGCGCGCCGTGAAGGTCTTGCTGGACCTGCTCACGATGGCGTTCTTCGTGCGCTTCCGCGCCAGTCCCGGGCATTTCTTCGGGCGCATCGGGCTCACCTGCGGCGGCGCCGGGCTCGCCGTGCTGGGCTGGCTGACGTGGCAGAAGCTGGGCGAGGGCGCCGCGATCGCCGGGCGTCCGCTCCTCCTGCTGGGCATCCTGCTCGTCGTGATCGGCGTGCAATTCGTCTGCACGGGCATCCTCACCGAAATGCTGGCGCGCACCTGGTTCGAAGCGGGCGGTGCCCCGGCCTACGTCGTGCGCGAGACGGTGGGCGGCGCGGGCGAAGAGGTGCCGGGCCACGAATGGCCGGGCCACGAATGGCCGGCCCACCAACGGCCGCGTCCGGCGCGGGAGCGGCCATGA